In one window of Amblyomma americanum isolate KBUSLIRL-KWMA chromosome 9, ASM5285725v1, whole genome shotgun sequence DNA:
- the LOC144104614 gene encoding uncharacterized protein LOC144104614 isoform X1: protein MDTGTSEITWSCQVQDMECLRYSCYHCQKVFNGPVPYLSHMKSEKHRQKACVGDDISVATRRTVAETIEGSASGLAFGPLQALLRKARPYSFCELCKVALNSESAMDIHNKGKKHMQKLKNEGYRRLIMLGNEREAEAKASSAGPGSVEGASSSSTGPWDPSEVPSSSTSLSRPQGAESTSSPVWIPPVVTSSTSIKKTKAPPSSTPLKPPQGAESVSSPVWIPPVVTSSSSIMKTKAPPSSTPLKPPQGAESVSSPVWIPPVVTSSSSIMKTKAPPSSTPLNPPQGAESASSPAWNPPVVTSSSSIKKTKSGPESTPPPVWMPSNRQQDMDTPMQHRGMDLSCGPCGIVLFKSLEYKLEHISTTAHQHKESEVAGRQRPSSDAPRSRMGPTISEFQRLQGPGISRRGWSRTDDEKDEE, encoded by the exons ATGGACACAGGAACTTCAGAAATAACGTGGTCTTGCCAGGTTCAAG ACATGGAGTGCTTAAGGTATTCGTGCTACCACTGCCAGAAGGTGTTCAACGGTCCAGTGCCGTACCTGAGCCACATGAAGAGCGAGAAGCACAGACAGAAGGCATGCGTCGGCGATGACATCAGCGTGGCGACCAGGCGAACCGTGGCCGAGACCATCGAGGGTTCCGCCTCTGGTCTCGCTTTCGGACCACTGCAAGCGCTGTTGCGCAAAGCGAGGCCGTACTCATTCTGCGAGCTCTGCAAGGTTGCCCTTAACTCTGAGTCGGCCATGGACATCCACAACAAG GGAAAAAAGCACATGCAAAAGTTGAAGAACGAAGGCTACAGGCGTCTGATCATGCTTGGAAACGAACGTGAGGCAGAGGCGAAGGCTTCATCCGCGGGCCCTGGATCAGTGGAAGGCGCTTCGTCCAGCTCTACGGGGCCCTGGGACCCAAGCGAGGTGCCGTCCTCATCCACATCCTTGAGCCGACCGCAAGGCGCTGAGTCCACCTCTTCGCCGGTCTGGATCCCGCCGGTGGTGACATCGTCGACCTCAATCAAGAAAACGAAGGCGCCGCCCTCATCCACGCCTTTGAAACCACCGCAAGGCGCTGAGTCCGTCTCTTCGCCGGTCTGGATCCCGCCGGTGGTGACATCGTCATCCTCAATCATGAAAACGAAGGCGCCGCCCTCATCCACGCCTTTGAAACCACCGCAAGGCGCTGAGTCCGTCTCTTCGCCGGTCTGGATCCCGCCGGTGGTGACATCGTCATCCTCAATCATGAAAACGAAGGCGCCGCCCTCATCCACGCCCTTGAACCCACCGCAAGGCGCTGAGTCCGCCTCTTCGCCGGCCTGGAACCCGCCGGTTGTGACATCGTCGTCCTCAATCAAGAAAACGAAGTCGGGGCCTGAGTCCACCCCCCCGCCGGTCTGGATGCCATCAAACCGGCAGCAGGACATGGACACGCCCATGCAGCATCGTGGGATGGACCTGTCTTGCGGGCCATGCGGCATTGTCCTTTTCAAGAGCCTCGAGTACAAGCTGGAGCACATCAGTACCACCGCCCACCAGCACAAGGAGTCGGAGGTCGCCGGGCGCCAGAGGCCTAGCAGCGACGCACCTCGGTCGAGGATGGGTCCGACCATCTCTGAATTCCAGCGGCTGCAGGGGCCCGGAATTTCCCGTCGCGGCTGGAGCCGCACTGATGATGAAAAAGATGAAGAGTAG
- the LOC144104614 gene encoding uncharacterized protein LOC144104614 isoform X2, whose amino-acid sequence MECLRYSCYHCQKVFNGPVPYLSHMKSEKHRQKACVGDDISVATRRTVAETIEGSASGLAFGPLQALLRKARPYSFCELCKVALNSESAMDIHNKGKKHMQKLKNEGYRRLIMLGNEREAEAKASSAGPGSVEGASSSSTGPWDPSEVPSSSTSLSRPQGAESTSSPVWIPPVVTSSTSIKKTKAPPSSTPLKPPQGAESVSSPVWIPPVVTSSSSIMKTKAPPSSTPLKPPQGAESVSSPVWIPPVVTSSSSIMKTKAPPSSTPLNPPQGAESASSPAWNPPVVTSSSSIKKTKSGPESTPPPVWMPSNRQQDMDTPMQHRGMDLSCGPCGIVLFKSLEYKLEHISTTAHQHKESEVAGRQRPSSDAPRSRMGPTISEFQRLQGPGISRRGWSRTDDEKDEE is encoded by the exons ATGGAGTGCTTAAGGTATTCGTGCTACCACTGCCAGAAGGTGTTCAACGGTCCAGTGCCGTACCTGAGCCACATGAAGAGCGAGAAGCACAGACAGAAGGCATGCGTCGGCGATGACATCAGCGTGGCGACCAGGCGAACCGTGGCCGAGACCATCGAGGGTTCCGCCTCTGGTCTCGCTTTCGGACCACTGCAAGCGCTGTTGCGCAAAGCGAGGCCGTACTCATTCTGCGAGCTCTGCAAGGTTGCCCTTAACTCTGAGTCGGCCATGGACATCCACAACAAG GGAAAAAAGCACATGCAAAAGTTGAAGAACGAAGGCTACAGGCGTCTGATCATGCTTGGAAACGAACGTGAGGCAGAGGCGAAGGCTTCATCCGCGGGCCCTGGATCAGTGGAAGGCGCTTCGTCCAGCTCTACGGGGCCCTGGGACCCAAGCGAGGTGCCGTCCTCATCCACATCCTTGAGCCGACCGCAAGGCGCTGAGTCCACCTCTTCGCCGGTCTGGATCCCGCCGGTGGTGACATCGTCGACCTCAATCAAGAAAACGAAGGCGCCGCCCTCATCCACGCCTTTGAAACCACCGCAAGGCGCTGAGTCCGTCTCTTCGCCGGTCTGGATCCCGCCGGTGGTGACATCGTCATCCTCAATCATGAAAACGAAGGCGCCGCCCTCATCCACGCCTTTGAAACCACCGCAAGGCGCTGAGTCCGTCTCTTCGCCGGTCTGGATCCCGCCGGTGGTGACATCGTCATCCTCAATCATGAAAACGAAGGCGCCGCCCTCATCCACGCCCTTGAACCCACCGCAAGGCGCTGAGTCCGCCTCTTCGCCGGCCTGGAACCCGCCGGTTGTGACATCGTCGTCCTCAATCAAGAAAACGAAGTCGGGGCCTGAGTCCACCCCCCCGCCGGTCTGGATGCCATCAAACCGGCAGCAGGACATGGACACGCCCATGCAGCATCGTGGGATGGACCTGTCTTGCGGGCCATGCGGCATTGTCCTTTTCAAGAGCCTCGAGTACAAGCTGGAGCACATCAGTACCACCGCCCACCAGCACAAGGAGTCGGAGGTCGCCGGGCGCCAGAGGCCTAGCAGCGACGCACCTCGGTCGAGGATGGGTCCGACCATCTCTGAATTCCAGCGGCTGCAGGGGCCCGGAATTTCCCGTCGCGGCTGGAGCCGCACTGATGATGAAAAAGATGAAGAGTAG